The following DNA comes from Lentibacillus sp. Marseille-P4043.
AAATAAAAAGCAGACCCCCTCTCCACATGAGTCTGCTTGCATTTGCTCATTATTACTTCACTGCTTTGCCTTGAACGGATTTTGCTACTTCAATTAGTTCCTCTTTTGTTAGGTCTTCACTCGCTAAATAAAAATTCACGCCATTATTGTTCCACTCAATTGTATTATCTGAAAGTGCGCCAATTGTATGCCCTAGATTGACAATGTCACCTCTTACTTCCTGTGGAGAGGAAAGTGTTGGCGCTACCTCCGTCTGTTCTTCAATTAATGTGAAACTCTTTTCTCCTACGTATGTCATCACAACGCGTTTTCCATTTTCAGTTGCAATTTCTTTTTGCTCTGCAAGTTCAGCGCCAGCCATGTATAACGGGAATACAACAGTCAATGATTCGGCATTTTCATTAGTAGACACGGGTGCATCAGCATCACCGCTAGTCATATTTTTTTCCATTGCAAAGTCATCGTCTTTAAAGCTTGGCTTTGTATTGAAGTCAGAGAATTTCACCTCGACAAGTGCGTTTTTATCTTTATCCAAAACCTTAACTAACACTGGTGTATAAGTCTTTTTATCAAAGTGTATTTCCTGATATGGTAAATTGTTATTGCTTTGGTAATTTGTTTTGGTTTGGAAAATGTAATGTGAATCACTCACTTTAAATTCAGCTTCTTTATCCCCCTTAATGTCATCTACAAGTGATTGGTAAAGGTAGGGTTGACTGCTATTATCTGGCCAGTTTGTTTGGAATTTGAAGCTTTTATTCAAGGCAGGGGTAAGAACAAAGACACCATCTTTATTCTTTAAAATGATTTGACTGCCTTTTTCATCTTGATCATTCTTTAGTGAAACACGATAAAAATCTTTTTTCTTATGCCAAATATCAATCTTATATTTCTGGCTTTCCTGTCCGGTATTCATTTTCATTTCCGCTTTAGCCTTATACCCACTCATCTCATCTACTTTTTCATCTAGTTTTTTAAGGACATCTTCTTGAGACTTTTCCCCACAGGCAGCAAGTAACAGAATTAGACCAAAGACAATCAATAACCAGATACT
Coding sequences within:
- a CDS encoding LolA family protein; translation: MKKKFSIWLLIVFGLILLLAACGEKSQEDVLKKLDEKVDEMSGYKAKAEMKMNTGQESQKYKIDIWHKKKDFYRVSLKNDQDEKGSQIILKNKDGVFVLTPALNKSFKFQTNWPDNSSQPYLYQSLVDDIKGDKEAEFKVSDSHYIFQTKTNYQSNNNLPYQEIHFDKKTYTPVLVKVLDKDKNALVEVKFSDFNTKPSFKDDDFAMEKNMTSGDADAPVSTNENAESLTVVFPLYMAGAELAEQKEIATENGKRVVMTYVGEKSFTLIEEQTEVAPTLSSPQEVRGDIVNLGHTIGALSDNTIEWNNNGVNFYLASEDLTKEELIEVAKSVQGKAVK